Proteins from a single region of Parasedimentitalea psychrophila:
- a CDS encoding TRAP transporter small permease subunit produces MATSAAVLEDGSLISRLDGQLLKLEQLLALVSGLAVFSLMVLAVVSVGGRNAFNAPLPGYVDWIEQAMPLIAFMGISYVQRDGGHIRMDILVAALKGRALWLFELISVLLILLLMLALVWGSYSHFSRSFDFAAPLWSRDSSIDISLPIWPAKLLVPVAFSVLCLRLVLQAWGYGRALVLGLRHPVAVPLVQSAAAQAAAEADQLSGADTGAVNSGTED; encoded by the coding sequence ATGGCGACAAGCGCTGCGGTTTTAGAAGATGGCAGTCTGATCAGCCGGTTGGATGGTCAGTTGCTGAAGTTAGAGCAGCTGCTGGCGCTGGTCAGCGGCTTGGCAGTGTTTTCATTGATGGTGCTGGCGGTGGTTTCGGTGGGCGGGCGCAATGCGTTTAACGCGCCTTTGCCGGGCTATGTTGACTGGATTGAACAAGCGATGCCGCTGATTGCTTTTATGGGGATTTCCTATGTGCAGCGCGACGGTGGCCATATCCGCATGGATATTCTGGTCGCAGCCCTGAAGGGGCGCGCCCTGTGGCTGTTCGAGCTGATCTCGGTGCTGCTGATCCTGCTGCTGATGCTGGCGCTGGTCTGGGGCAGCTACTCGCATTTCAGCCGCTCGTTTGATTTCGCCGCACCGCTGTGGAGCCGGGACAGCTCGATCGATATCAGCCTGCCGATCTGGCCTGCCAAACTGCTGGTGCCGGTGGCATTTTCGGTGCTGTGCCTGCGACTGGTGTTGCAGGCCTGGGGCTATGGGCGCGCACTGGTTCTGGGGCTGAGACACCCGGTGGCGGTGCCACTGGTGCAAAGCGCGGCGGCGCAGGCGGCAGCAGAAGCAGACCAGCTGAGCGGGGCCGACACCGGCGCCGTCAACAGCGGCACAGAAGACTAA
- a CDS encoding C4-dicarboxylate TRAP transporter substrate-binding protein, with amino-acid sequence MTKMLTAALMATAGFAIVSEAAATEWNVSVWGKRRAFTEHVERLAELVSEKTNGDFTLNISYGGLSKNKENLDGISIGAFEMAQFCAGYHRDKNPTITVLELPFLGVNTLEEEVAVANAVYAHPAVQADLARWNAKLLMTSPMPQYNLVGTGDPRATLDSFKDMRVRATGGIGKAFAAVGAVPTSVTATEAYNAMESGVVDTVAFAQHAHLSYGTINRADWWTANLNPGTVNCPVVVNTDAYDALSDGEREALDSSVDEAISHYLANYGELLAKWDEVLDEKGVHKVEFSEAQLAEFRTVAADPIREQWISDMTAQGIPAQELYDLLMDTLADTRK; translated from the coding sequence ATGACCAAGATGTTGACCGCGGCCCTGATGGCCACAGCGGGATTTGCCATTGTCTCGGAAGCTGCCGCCACGGAGTGGAATGTCTCTGTCTGGGGTAAGCGCCGCGCCTTTACCGAACATGTTGAACGTCTGGCTGAACTGGTCAGCGAAAAGACCAATGGCGATTTCACGCTGAATATCTCCTACGGTGGGCTGTCCAAGAACAAAGAAAACCTGGACGGAATTTCCATTGGTGCCTTTGAGATGGCACAGTTCTGTGCGGGCTATCACCGCGACAAGAACCCAACCATCACCGTGCTGGAACTGCCATTCCTGGGGGTGAATACGCTGGAAGAAGAAGTCGCCGTTGCCAATGCGGTCTATGCGCATCCGGCCGTTCAGGCTGATCTGGCCCGCTGGAACGCCAAGCTGCTGATGACCTCGCCCATGCCGCAGTACAATCTGGTTGGCACAGGTGATCCGCGCGCGACACTGGACTCGTTCAAGGATATGCGGGTTCGGGCCACCGGTGGTATCGGCAAGGCCTTTGCCGCTGTTGGTGCGGTGCCAACATCCGTGACCGCAACCGAAGCCTATAACGCGATGGAATCCGGTGTTGTTGATACTGTGGCCTTTGCTCAGCATGCGCATTTGTCCTATGGCACCATCAACCGCGCCGATTGGTGGACTGCAAACCTGAACCCGGGCACCGTGAACTGCCCGGTGGTGGTCAATACTGATGCCTATGATGCGCTCAGCGATGGTGAGCGTGAGGCGCTGGACAGCTCGGTCGATGAGGCGATTTCGCACTACCTCGCCAACTATGGCGAGCTCTTGGCCAAGTGGGATGAAGTGCTGGACGAAAAGGGTGTGCATAAGGTTGAGTTTTCCGAAGCACAGCTGGCCGAGTTCCGCACCGTGGCAGCCGATCCAATTCGCGAACAGTGGATTTCGGACATGACGGCGCAGGGTATTCCCGCACAAGAGCTGTATGACCTGCTGATGGACACTCTGGCTGACACCCGCAAGTAA
- the acs gene encoding acetate--CoA ligase has protein sequence MTTQNESPVYPPSAETIAHAHVNAAEYDQMYTASLADPDAFWGAQGKRVDWIKPFTQVKDVNFNLGEVSINWYADGTLNVSANCIDRHLATRGDQTAIIFEADNPDEPARNITYNELHSSVCKMANVLASMGVAKGDRVIIYMPMIPEAAYAMLACARIGAIHSIVFAGFSPDALAARVNGCGAKVVITADHAPRGGRKTPLKSNADAALLHCKEDVKCLVVKHTGGQTTWIDGRDYDYNALAAEASATCVPAEMNAEDPLFILYTSGSTGQPKGVVHTTGGYLVYAAMTHEITFDYHDGDIFWCTADVGWVTGHSYIVYGPLANGATTLMFEGVPTYPDASRFWQVCEKHKVNQFYTAPTALRALMGQGNEWVEKCDLSSLRILGTVGEPINPEAWNWYNDVIGQGRCPIVDTWWQTETGGHLMTPLPGAHAMKPGSAMKPFFGIQPVVLDPTSGVEINGNDVDGVLCIKDSWPGQMRTIWGDHERFQKTYFSDYKGYYFTGDGCKRDGDGDYWITGRVDDVINVSGHRMGTAEVESALVAHVAVAEAAVVGYPHPIKGQGIYCYVTLMNDAEPSDALLKELRTWVRTEIGPIASPDVIQWAPGLPKTRSGKIMRRILRKIAENDFGSLGDISTLADPSVVDDLIANRTGK, from the coding sequence ATGACCACGCAGAACGAGAGCCCCGTGTATCCGCCGTCGGCCGAAACCATTGCCCATGCGCATGTGAATGCCGCCGAATACGATCAGATGTACACTGCGTCTTTGGCCGATCCGGATGCCTTCTGGGGCGCGCAGGGCAAACGCGTTGATTGGATCAAACCCTTTACCCAGGTAAAGGACGTCAATTTCAATTTGGGCGAGGTTTCGATCAACTGGTACGCTGATGGCACATTGAACGTCAGCGCCAATTGCATCGACCGCCACCTAGCCACCCGCGGCGATCAGACCGCGATCATTTTTGAGGCCGACAACCCGGATGAGCCGGCCCGCAACATCACTTACAACGAACTGCACAGCTCGGTTTGTAAAATGGCCAATGTTCTGGCCTCGATGGGTGTTGCCAAGGGCGACCGGGTGATCATCTATATGCCGATGATCCCCGAGGCGGCTTATGCCATGCTGGCCTGTGCCCGCATTGGTGCCATCCACTCGATCGTATTCGCCGGTTTCAGCCCCGATGCATTGGCCGCACGGGTCAATGGCTGCGGCGCCAAGGTTGTCATTACCGCTGACCACGCGCCACGCGGGGGTCGCAAGACACCGCTCAAATCCAACGCCGATGCCGCCCTGTTGCATTGCAAGGAGGATGTGAAATGCTTGGTGGTCAAGCACACTGGTGGCCAGACCACCTGGATCGACGGCCGCGACTATGATTACAACGCCCTGGCGGCCGAGGCCTCAGCCACCTGTGTCCCAGCCGAGATGAACGCCGAAGATCCACTGTTCATTCTCTATACCTCGGGCTCAACCGGTCAGCCCAAAGGTGTGGTTCACACCACCGGTGGCTATCTGGTCTACGCCGCGATGACCCATGAGATCACCTTTGACTACCATGATGGCGATATCTTTTGGTGTACGGCCGACGTTGGCTGGGTCACCGGACACAGCTATATCGTCTACGGCCCGCTGGCCAATGGCGCCACCACGCTGATGTTCGAAGGGGTGCCCACATACCCCGATGCCAGCCGGTTCTGGCAGGTCTGCGAAAAGCACAAGGTCAACCAGTTCTACACCGCCCCCACCGCCCTGCGCGCTCTGATGGGACAGGGCAACGAATGGGTCGAGAAATGCGACCTCTCCAGCCTGCGCATTCTGGGCACCGTGGGGGAGCCAATCAACCCCGAGGCCTGGAACTGGTACAATGATGTGATCGGCCAGGGCAGATGCCCGATTGTCGACACCTGGTGGCAGACCGAGACCGGCGGCCACCTGATGACCCCGCTGCCCGGCGCCCACGCGATGAAACCCGGATCGGCGATGAAGCCGTTCTTTGGCATTCAGCCGGTGGTGCTGGATCCGACGTCCGGCGTTGAAATCAACGGCAATGATGTTGATGGTGTTCTGTGCATCAAAGACAGCTGGCCGGGTCAGATGCGCACCATCTGGGGCGATCACGAGCGGTTCCAAAAGACCTATTTCTCGGATTACAAAGGCTACTACTTTACCGGGGATGGCTGCAAACGCGACGGCGATGGCGACTATTGGATCACCGGTCGCGTCGATGATGTGATCAACGTCTCTGGCCACCGTATGGGCACCGCAGAAGTCGAAAGCGCGCTGGTCGCCCATGTTGCTGTCGCCGAGGCGGCGGTGGTTGGCTATCCGCATCCGATCAAGGGTCAGGGCATCTACTGCTATGTCACCCTGATGAACGACGCCGAGCCCAGCGACGCTCTGCTCAAAGAACTGCGGACCTGGGTGCGCACCGAGATTGGCCCAATCGCCAGCCCCGATGTGATCCAATGGGCCCCCGGCCTGCCGAAAACGCGCTCGGGCAAGATCATGCGCCGTATTTTGCGCAAAATCGCCGAGAACGACTTTGGCAGCCTTGGCGACATCTCAACCCTGGCGGATCCTTCGGTGGTTGACGACCTGATCGCCAACCGGACCGGGAAATAA
- a CDS encoding adenylate kinase, producing the protein MEADTLITPAVLILLGPPGAGKGTQARMLEERFGLVQLSTGDLLRAAVGAGTEAGKAAKAVMEAGELVSDQIVIDILRDRLAAPDCANGVILDGFPRTTVQAEALDDLLAESKQQINTAISLNVDDAAMVQRISGRFTCGSCGEGYHDSFKAPARDGICDKCGATDMKRRADDNAETVGARLEAYHAQTAPLIAYYGDKGVLKSVDAMGEIPTIATAMAALAADAMR; encoded by the coding sequence ATGGAAGCCGACACACTTATCACCCCGGCAGTTCTGATATTGCTGGGACCACCCGGGGCCGGCAAGGGCACCCAGGCCCGTATGCTGGAAGAACGGTTCGGCCTGGTGCAACTGTCAACGGGTGACTTACTGCGCGCCGCCGTCGGTGCCGGCACCGAAGCAGGCAAAGCGGCAAAGGCGGTGATGGAAGCCGGCGAATTGGTCAGCGACCAGATCGTCATCGACATCCTCAGGGATCGTCTGGCCGCGCCTGATTGCGCCAATGGGGTCATTCTGGATGGCTTCCCGCGGACCACGGTCCAGGCCGAAGCGCTGGATGATCTGCTGGCCGAGTCCAAACAGCAGATCAACACAGCCATCAGCCTCAACGTCGATGACGCCGCGATGGTACAGCGCATATCAGGCCGCTTTACCTGTGGCAGCTGCGGTGAGGGCTATCATGACAGCTTCAAGGCTCCGGCCCGGGACGGGATCTGCGACAAATGCGGCGCCACAGATATGAAACGCCGCGCCGATGATAATGCCGAGACCGTTGGCGCCCGCCTGGAGGCCTATCACGCGCAGACCGCACCGCTGATTGCCTATTACGGCGACAAAGGCGTGCTGAAATCTGTCGATGCGATGGGGGAAATCCCCACCATCGCCACTGCAATGGCGGCGCTGGCTGCTGATGCTATGCGCTGA
- a CDS encoding flavin reductase family protein: MSETSFTPGPETTRAFRNALGCFGTGVTIVTTLTSRGPLAITVNSFTSVSMDPALLLWCPAKRSLRHDAFVSADRFAVHVVAEDQLELARHFALNGEDFDTVDWQPNDEGTPTLSGCIARFECRHFGCHPGGDHSIVIGAVHRVTTRPGKGLIFKHGLYGGFLEQS, encoded by the coding sequence ATGTCCGAAACCAGCTTTACTCCCGGACCAGAGACAACTCGGGCCTTTCGCAATGCGCTGGGGTGTTTTGGTACGGGGGTGACGATTGTCACCACACTGACCAGCCGTGGGCCCTTGGCGATTACCGTCAATAGCTTCACCTCGGTGTCAATGGATCCCGCCCTGCTGTTGTGGTGCCCCGCAAAACGCTCGCTTCGCCACGACGCCTTTGTCAGCGCAGACCGTTTCGCAGTTCATGTGGTGGCCGAGGATCAATTGGAGCTGGCACGGCATTTTGCCCTCAACGGCGAAGACTTTGACACCGTGGACTGGCAGCCCAATGACGAGGGAACCCCGACCCTCTCCGGCTGCATCGCCCGTTTTGAATGCCGCCATTTCGGCTGCCATCCCGGCGGCGACCATTCGATCGTGATTGGGGCCGTTCACCGCGTCACCACCCGTCCCGGCAAGGGGCTGATCTTCAAACACGGGCTTTATGGCGGATTTCTCGAACAGTCCTGA
- a CDS encoding 4Fe-4S dicluster domain-containing protein produces the protein MSDWQRSGLCLCRSDELAGAGFCQRSEARQWSWGVGANRRASGGADVLILETCRQALKQRLKAARAQVLILYDESGAGDVTTAEACAGEIWTQAVEVCALEHIGHVEVLLALAMGFDRVLLQQSSALDTAAVQAQEIELARAMGGGSRLDIFASAKQLCSGLAAASKMAGRWRTSPPAIVASRQGTARACAAVLMTEGYGATPLPVDAPYGTLQLDVSACTKCQSCVWLCPTDALSLGDRTSDLLFVESHCIQCGMCRSICPENALQLEPRILSSPDADTRKSLHQAAPLYCLSCGDPVTGSRVMDRLLTRFLGSGLRPASPVRQRSARLCRTCRARESQQARNRLLAKAELMHSEPRRGR, from the coding sequence ATGTCCGATTGGCAGCGATCCGGTCTTTGTCTGTGCCGCAGTGACGAACTGGCTGGCGCGGGGTTTTGTCAGCGTAGCGAAGCCCGGCAGTGGAGCTGGGGTGTTGGGGCAAATCGCAGGGCGAGCGGTGGGGCTGATGTTCTTATCCTTGAGACCTGCCGGCAGGCATTGAAGCAGCGTTTAAAGGCGGCGCGGGCGCAGGTCTTGATACTATATGATGAATCGGGAGCCGGCGATGTCACCACGGCAGAAGCCTGCGCAGGAGAGATCTGGACGCAGGCGGTCGAGGTCTGTGCGCTGGAGCATATTGGTCACGTGGAGGTTCTGCTGGCGCTGGCGATGGGATTTGACCGTGTGTTGCTCCAGCAATCGTCGGCTTTGGACACTGCTGCTGTGCAAGCTCAGGAAATCGAGTTGGCGCGGGCGATGGGGGGCGGCAGTCGGCTGGATATCTTCGCTTCGGCCAAACAGCTTTGTAGTGGCTTGGCAGCGGCCTCCAAGATGGCTGGTCGCTGGAGAACGTCACCGCCTGCTATAGTGGCCAGCCGTCAGGGCACCGCGCGGGCCTGTGCCGCGGTTTTGATGACTGAGGGTTATGGGGCGACCCCATTGCCGGTGGATGCGCCCTATGGAACACTGCAGCTGGATGTTTCTGCCTGCACCAAGTGTCAGAGCTGCGTGTGGCTATGCCCCACCGATGCCCTGTCTCTCGGCGACCGCACCAGTGATCTGTTGTTTGTGGAAAGCCACTGCATCCAGTGTGGCATGTGCCGGTCCATTTGCCCCGAAAATGCGCTGCAGCTGGAACCCAGGATACTGTCGTCACCCGATGCGGATACGCGAAAATCCCTGCATCAGGCTGCGCCTTTATATTGCCTGTCTTGTGGCGATCCCGTTACTGGTTCGCGGGTGATGGATCGACTTCTGACGCGGTTTTTAGGGAGCGGGCTGAGGCCTGCTTCACCAGTTAGGCAGCGGTCGGCCCGGCTCTGTCGCACTTGCCGTGCCCGCGAGTCTCAGCAGGCTCGCAACCGACTGCTGGCCAAGGCTGAACTGATGCATTCAGAGCCAAGACGCGGCCGGTGA
- a CDS encoding ABC transporter substrate-binding protein — MKHILTAAALALGAAGTAQAADEVRLQLQWVTQAQFAGYYVALDKGFYGEEDLDVSILPGGPDIAPPQVLAGGGADVMLNWMPSALAAREKGLPLVNIAQPFKSSGLMLTCWKDTGITSPADFKGKTIGVWFFGNEYPFLSWMSKEGISTDGGPDGVTVLKQGFNVDPLLQRQADCISTMTYNEYGQVLDSGVSEDELVTFKYEDMGVATLEDGIYALEDKLEDPKFQDKMVRFVRASMKGWKYAEANPGEAADIVLENDASGAQTEAHQQRMMVEIAKLTAGSNGTLDPADFDRTVATLLGGGSDPVITKTPEGAWTHIITDAALK; from the coding sequence ATGAAACACATTTTGACAGCCGCCGCTCTGGCGCTGGGTGCTGCGGGCACCGCTCAGGCCGCCGACGAGGTTCGTCTGCAGTTGCAATGGGTGACACAGGCACAATTCGCTGGCTATTATGTCGCGCTGGACAAGGGATTTTATGGCGAAGAAGACCTGGATGTCTCCATCCTGCCGGGGGGGCCGGATATTGCGCCGCCACAGGTTCTGGCCGGCGGTGGCGCTGATGTGATGCTGAACTGGATGCCGTCGGCGCTGGCGGCCCGTGAAAAAGGTCTGCCCTTGGTCAATATCGCGCAGCCGTTCAAAAGCTCGGGGCTGATGCTGACCTGCTGGAAAGACACCGGCATCACCAGCCCGGCTGATTTCAAAGGCAAGACCATTGGTGTCTGGTTCTTTGGCAATGAATACCCGTTCCTGAGCTGGATGAGCAAAGAAGGCATCAGCACCGACGGCGGCCCTGATGGCGTCACTGTGTTGAAACAGGGTTTCAACGTCGACCCCCTGCTGCAGCGTCAGGCGGATTGTATTTCGACGATGACTTACAACGAATATGGTCAGGTGCTGGATTCCGGTGTGTCCGAGGACGAACTGGTGACCTTCAAGTATGAAGACATGGGTGTTGCGACGCTGGAAGACGGTATCTATGCGCTGGAAGACAAACTTGAAGATCCGAAATTCCAGGACAAAATGGTCCGCTTTGTTCGGGCCTCCATGAAGGGCTGGAAATACGCCGAGGCCAATCCAGGCGAGGCTGCTGATATCGTTCTGGAAAATGATGCCTCCGGGGCTCAGACCGAAGCGCACCAGCAGCGGATGATGGTTGAGATTGCCAAGCTGACCGCTGGCAGCAATGGCACACTAGACCCGGCCGATTTCGACCGCACAGTGGCGACATTGCTGGGTGGAGGTTCGGATCCGGTGATCACAAAGACCCCCGAAGGGGCCTGGACACACATCATCACCGATGCGGCGCTGAAGTAA
- a CDS encoding ABC transporter permease, with translation MMLVILAALVWCGGWWVNARLANGPQSDSRGVQLLVPVIFGVTLLLVWQLLVKGLQIPMVILPSPVDIAVAFGANLSKLWQDFLQTFVKGALSGYVMGCSAAFLMAIVMDRSDFLRRGLLPVGNFVAALPIVGTAPILVMWFGFDWHSKAAVVVVMVFFPVLVNTVAGLRETSAMQRDLMQTYAASYWQSFFKLRLPAALPFVFNGLKISTTLALVGAIVAEFFGSPTVGMGFRISTSVGKLSLDMVWAEIVVAALAGSMFYGAVAMVEKILTFWHPSQRG, from the coding sequence ATGATGTTGGTTATTCTTGCCGCGCTGGTCTGGTGTGGCGGTTGGTGGGTGAATGCCCGGTTGGCCAATGGGCCGCAGTCTGACAGCCGGGGGGTGCAGTTGCTGGTGCCGGTGATTTTTGGTGTCACCCTGTTGCTGGTTTGGCAATTGTTGGTGAAGGGGTTGCAGATCCCTATGGTGATCTTGCCCTCGCCTGTCGATATTGCGGTGGCTTTTGGCGCCAATCTGTCGAAGCTTTGGCAGGATTTCCTGCAGACCTTTGTCAAGGGGGCTTTGAGTGGCTATGTGATGGGCTGTTCGGCAGCGTTCCTGATGGCGATTGTGATGGATCGCAGTGATTTCCTGCGGCGGGGATTGCTGCCGGTGGGCAATTTTGTTGCCGCCCTGCCGATTGTCGGCACCGCGCCGATCCTGGTGATGTGGTTTGGCTTTGACTGGCACTCCAAGGCTGCGGTGGTGGTGGTAATGGTGTTCTTCCCGGTGCTGGTGAACACGGTTGCGGGCTTGCGCGAGACCAGCGCCATGCAGCGAGATCTGATGCAGACCTATGCTGCCAGCTATTGGCAGAGCTTTTTCAAGCTGCGCCTGCCGGCGGCCTTGCCCTTTGTATTCAACGGCTTGAAGATCTCCACCACCCTGGCGCTGGTGGGGGCTATTGTGGCCGAGTTCTTTGGCTCGCCCACCGTAGGTATGGGGTTTCGGATTTCCACCAGCGTCGGAAAATTGTCGCTCGATATGGTATGGGCCGAGATTGTTGTCGCGGCGCTGGCCGGGTCGATGTTTTATGGCGCAGTGGCGATGGTGGAGAAAATACTGACCTTCTGGCATCCATCGCAACGGGGGTGA
- a CDS encoding ABC transporter permease has translation MKTLIAVLTVLAVIIAFWYAACLPMNIKGVLTQAERAGAEVVPVGAKERRDLGEIGLVLGNQFAIAATWSQDRPRLPAPHQVAVELWKTTGAMVLKGKPMSKRSLIFHGWVTLSATLLGFAMGTGLGILLAVGIVHSKVMDMSVMPWAIVSQTIPIIALAPMIIVVLYSVGVQGILPKAIISAYLSFFPVVVGMVKGLRSPDAMQLDLLRTYNASANQGFWALRLPASMPYLFTSLKIGIAASLVGAIVGELPTGAVAGLGARLLGGSYYGQTVQIWSALFAAAILAACLVALLGVIERVVLKRMGMSA, from the coding sequence ATGAAGACGTTGATTGCTGTCCTAACCGTACTCGCGGTGATCATCGCCTTTTGGTATGCAGCCTGTCTGCCGATGAATATCAAGGGTGTTTTGACACAGGCGGAACGGGCCGGGGCCGAGGTTGTGCCCGTGGGCGCGAAAGAGCGACGGGATCTGGGTGAGATTGGCCTGGTGCTGGGCAATCAGTTCGCCATTGCAGCCACCTGGTCGCAGGACCGGCCACGGTTGCCGGCACCGCATCAGGTGGCGGTGGAGTTGTGGAAAACCACCGGCGCGATGGTGCTGAAGGGTAAACCAATGTCCAAGCGCAGCCTTATTTTTCACGGCTGGGTGACGCTGAGTGCGACGCTGTTGGGCTTTGCCATGGGCACCGGGCTGGGCATCCTGCTGGCGGTGGGCATTGTGCATTCCAAGGTGATGGATATGTCGGTGATGCCCTGGGCGATTGTCAGTCAGACCATTCCGATCATTGCCCTGGCGCCGATGATCATTGTGGTGCTGTATTCTGTTGGCGTGCAGGGGATCCTGCCCAAGGCCATTATCTCGGCCTATCTGAGCTTTTTCCCGGTTGTGGTGGGCATGGTCAAAGGTCTGCGCAGTCCCGACGCGATGCAACTGGATCTGTTGCGGACCTATAATGCCAGCGCCAATCAGGGGTTCTGGGCGCTGCGGCTGCCAGCCTCGATGCCCTATCTGTTCACCTCGTTGAAAATTGGTATTGCGGCATCATTGGTTGGCGCCATCGTTGGCGAGTTGCCAACCGGGGCAGTGGCTGGACTGGGGGCGCGCTTGCTGGGCGGCAGTTATTATGGCCAGACGGTGCAGATCTGGTCGGCGCTGTTTGCGGCGGCGATCCTTGCGGCCTGTCTGGTGGCCCTGTTGGGGGTGATCGAGCGGGTTGTTCTGAAACGAATGGGGATGAGTGCATGA
- a CDS encoding GNAT family N-acetyltransferase → MTKLRRAELRDVPGMADIVNGWIDGTKWMLRVVPVEEIAEMLTEGLDHREIWVAGDPVQGYLSLDSEAAHIWGFYCAQPGNGIGKLLLDRAKQGRSFLSLNTHVPNKGAQLFYLREGFAPVGEMEEGVPSTLGVHEKRKATGIRELRMEWHA, encoded by the coding sequence ATGACTAAGCTGCGCCGGGCAGAACTTCGGGACGTGCCCGGAATGGCTGATATCGTGAACGGCTGGATAGACGGCACCAAATGGATGCTGCGCGTTGTACCGGTAGAAGAGATTGCTGAAATGCTGACCGAGGGGCTTGATCACCGGGAGATCTGGGTGGCTGGCGATCCGGTGCAGGGGTATCTTTCGCTAGACAGCGAAGCCGCCCATATCTGGGGATTTTATTGTGCCCAACCTGGGAACGGAATTGGCAAACTGTTGTTGGACCGCGCCAAACAGGGGCGCAGTTTCCTGTCTTTGAATACCCATGTTCCAAATAAGGGCGCCCAACTGTTTTACCTGCGGGAGGGTTTTGCGCCTGTTGGGGAAATGGAAGAGGGGGTGCCTAGTACCTTAGGCGTGCATGAGAAGCGCAAAGCGACTGGAATTCGAGAACTTAGAATGGAGTGGCACGCATGA
- a CDS encoding ABC transporter ATP-binding protein codes for MTTETTTQAVIEARNLDLVFQTNDGPVQALRDVNLTINKGDFVSFIGPSGCGKTTFLRVMAALEQPTGGEITVNGMTPDEARRQRAYGYVFQASGLYPWRNIARNIKLPLEIMGYTKAEREKRLNEVLELVELSGFEGKYPWQLSGGMQQRASIARALAFDADILLMDEPFGALDEIVRDHLNEQLLKLWARTNKTIGFVTHSIPEAVYLSTKIVVMSPRPGRITDVIESPLPKERPLDIRDSPEFIEIAHRVREGLRAGHGDD; via the coding sequence ATGACTACTGAAACAACTACCCAGGCTGTCATAGAGGCCCGGAACTTGGATCTGGTATTCCAGACCAATGACGGTCCTGTACAGGCGCTCAGGGATGTGAACCTGACCATCAACAAGGGTGACTTTGTCAGCTTTATCGGCCCGTCGGGCTGTGGCAAGACGACGTTCCTGCGGGTGATGGCGGCGCTGGAGCAACCCACCGGCGGCGAGATCACCGTCAATGGTATGACCCCGGACGAGGCCCGCCGACAGCGCGCCTATGGCTATGTATTCCAGGCCTCGGGGCTGTACCCCTGGCGCAATATTGCGCGCAATATCAAGCTGCCGCTTGAGATCATGGGATATACCAAGGCCGAGCGGGAAAAGCGCCTTAACGAAGTGTTGGAACTTGTTGAATTGTCAGGGTTTGAGGGCAAATACCCCTGGCAGTTATCGGGCGGAATGCAGCAGCGGGCCTCAATTGCGCGGGCCTTGGCGTTTGATGCGGATATCCTGTTGATGGATGAGCCGTTTGGGGCGCTGGACGAGATCGTGCGCGACCATTTGAACGAGCAGCTGCTGAAGCTTTGGGCGCGCACCAACAAGACGATTGGTTTTGTCACCCACTCGATCCCGGAGGCGGTCTATCTGTCGACCAAGATCGTGGTGATGAGCCCGCGACCGGGACGGATCACCGATGTGATTGAGAGCCCACTGCCGAAAGAGCGGCCGCTGGATATTCGTGATAGTCCTGAATTTATCGAGATCGCGCACCGGGTGCGGGAAGGTCTGCGGGCGGGGCATGGCGATGACTAA